A single genomic interval of Selenobaculum gibii harbors:
- a CDS encoding iron-containing alcohol dehydrogenase family protein: MSTYSINLPSYTIGVAAYEKIQTVCPTYGKKVVAIGGKTAISKAKDLICSAIKDSELRVLDFVWYGGEASYENMEALKVLQSVQEADMIFAIGGGKVMDTCKLLARALHKPLFTFPTIASNCACLTALSVVYYPDGTFRELNVSDIPPVHVFIHTQIAVEAPKQFLWAGMGDTIAKYYESNLAAQNVELEHFNAVGIQLSRLCADPILEYGMKALKDNENHVLSKEFEQVVLAIVVSTGLVSNFVESDYNGHIAHAFYCTITMLPQIEEKHLHGEVVAYGVLLLLMCDGQEKELAKVFSFCRDLGLPTCLADLDVTLAELDGVFDETVKSGELTRSPYLVTKEMLYTGVLKLEEYHEKNC; encoded by the coding sequence ATGAGTACATATAGTATAAATTTACCGAGTTATACCATTGGTGTAGCTGCATACGAAAAAATACAAACAGTTTGTCCGACTTATGGGAAAAAAGTAGTTGCTATTGGTGGGAAAACTGCGATAAGTAAGGCAAAAGATTTGATTTGTTCGGCGATAAAGGATTCTGAGCTCAGGGTTTTAGATTTTGTTTGGTATGGCGGTGAAGCTTCTTATGAAAATATGGAAGCTCTGAAAGTGCTGCAAAGCGTACAAGAGGCGGATATGATTTTTGCAATTGGCGGAGGCAAAGTAATGGATACTTGCAAACTACTGGCACGAGCTTTACATAAACCCTTATTTACTTTTCCGACGATTGCAAGTAATTGTGCCTGCCTAACTGCGCTTAGTGTCGTTTATTATCCCGATGGAACTTTTCGTGAATTAAATGTATCTGATATTCCTCCGGTACATGTATTTATTCATACACAAATAGCAGTAGAAGCACCCAAGCAGTTTTTATGGGCGGGAATGGGCGATACGATTGCGAAATATTACGAATCGAATCTAGCTGCACAAAATGTAGAATTAGAGCATTTTAATGCAGTAGGTATACAGCTTAGCCGACTGTGTGCCGACCCAATTTTAGAATATGGAATGAAAGCATTAAAAGACAATGAAAATCATGTGCTAAGTAAAGAGTTTGAACAAGTTGTTTTAGCGATTGTGGTAAGCACAGGATTAGTATCTAACTTCGTTGAGTCGGATTATAACGGACATATTGCACATGCATTTTATTGCACGATTACGATGTTGCCGCAAATTGAAGAGAAGCATTTACATGGCGAAGTTGTTGCTTATGGCGTTTTATTGCTGTTGATGTGCGATGGTCAAGAAAAAGAATTAGCAAAGGTATTTAGCTTCTGTCGTGATCTGGGCTTGCCAACTTGTTTGGCAGATCTTGATGTAACGTTAGCAGAGTTAGACGGTGTATTTGATGAAACGGTAAAAAGCGGTGAGTTAACACGCTCGCCGTATCTTGTAACAAAGGAAATGCTCTATACGGGTGTTTTAAAATTAGAAGAATATCATGAAAAAAATTGTTAA
- a CDS encoding NADH-quinone oxidoreductase subunit NuoE family protein has translation MDFKMKEQILTKELAEQIDLILFSHNNDASQLVGILLDIQVIIPRQYIPEQVAYYLAEKLNTKITNVYDVISFYAALSDKPRAKYPIQICDSIVCKINDNTTIFTVLKEILGIEINEVTYDGRFTIEKVPCFGACDVAPAVRINGKVYGHLTSREKIIALLDALG, from the coding sequence ATGGATTTTAAAATGAAGGAGCAAATCCTTACAAAAGAATTAGCAGAACAGATTGATTTGATTTTATTTTCCCATAACAATGATGCTTCACAATTGGTGGGAATTTTGCTTGATATCCAAGTGATTATTCCGCGTCAGTATATTCCGGAGCAAGTGGCATATTATTTGGCGGAGAAACTCAATACAAAAATTACAAATGTTTATGATGTGATTTCTTTTTATGCAGCGCTATCTGATAAACCGCGAGCAAAATACCCGATTCAGATTTGTGATAGTATCGTTTGTAAAATTAATGATAATACGACAATATTTACAGTGCTAAAAGAAATTTTAGGTATAGAGATCAATGAAGTAACGTATGATGGTAGATTTACGATAGAAAAGGTTCCCTGCTTTGGTGCTTGTGATGTTGCTCCTGCGGTTAGAATCAATGGAAAAGTCTATGGGCACTTAACGAGTCGAGAAAAAATTATTGCACTGCTTGATGCATTAGGATAG
- a CDS encoding complex I 51 kDa subunit family protein, which yields MTKTVAFMTRNFGKYDPMSIGAYMRIGGFHALKKAVNMEGEAIAAIIAAAEVKGRGGAGYDMGRKWSQAKAVIDDNKVVVCNADEGEPCTFKDRTLIEHDPFNLIEGMIIAGYTVDAENGYIYLREEYSHLRPLLLNAIKQARVYGFLGKNILGKGFNFDIHLYSGAGAYVCGEGTALVESIEGKSGRPRMKPPFIKQCGLYNLPTCVNNVESLSLVTGILLDDQNVYQSYGTEKSKGTKLVSVGGNVNCPGVFEIPFGVTVRELIYDLAGGIQGNRAIRLIQFGGASGKIASTDILDTPYTYEALQKAGVGVGSGAILVVDERTTVMEFLVATQEFFSHESCGQCTPCREGNRHMRILLDKVAQGTHTESDVTSMKKIAKLMAMSSMCGLGETAQSAFVSAIEVFPECFIVK from the coding sequence ATGACGAAGACAGTAGCGTTTATGACAAGAAATTTTGGGAAATATGATCCAATGTCGATTGGTGCTTATATGAGGATTGGTGGCTTTCATGCATTAAAGAAAGCGGTGAACATGGAAGGGGAAGCGATTGCGGCAATAATTGCGGCGGCTGAGGTAAAAGGGCGCGGTGGCGCAGGCTATGATATGGGGCGCAAGTGGTCGCAGGCAAAAGCGGTAATTGATGATAATAAAGTTGTCGTGTGCAATGCCGATGAAGGAGAGCCGTGTACGTTTAAGGATCGGACGCTAATTGAGCATGACCCATTTAATTTAATTGAGGGAATGATTATCGCTGGCTACACGGTAGATGCGGAAAATGGATACATTTATTTAAGGGAAGAATACAGCCATTTGCGTCCGTTGCTTTTAAATGCGATAAAACAGGCGCGTGTCTATGGCTTTTTAGGAAAGAATATTCTTGGCAAAGGATTTAATTTCGATATTCATTTATATTCCGGTGCAGGGGCATATGTCTGTGGCGAAGGTACGGCACTCGTGGAATCTATTGAAGGTAAAAGCGGTAGACCGAGAATGAAACCGCCATTTATTAAACAATGCGGCTTATATAATTTACCCACGTGTGTAAATAATGTGGAGAGTCTATCTTTAGTTACCGGAATTCTACTTGATGATCAGAACGTTTATCAAAGTTATGGGACGGAAAAATCAAAAGGGACAAAACTGGTTAGTGTGGGTGGCAATGTAAACTGTCCTGGCGTTTTTGAAATTCCGTTCGGGGTTACGGTACGAGAGCTTATTTATGATTTGGCTGGGGGAATTCAGGGAAATCGTGCGATTCGGTTGATTCAATTTGGTGGTGCATCAGGGAAAATTGCTTCAACGGATATTTTAGATACACCTTATACGTATGAAGCTCTACAAAAAGCTGGTGTTGGTGTCGGTTCGGGGGCAATCTTGGTGGTAGATGAGCGAACGACCGTTATGGAATTTTTAGTGGCAACGCAGGAATTCTTTTCTCATGAGAGTTGTGGACAATGCACACCTTGCCGTGAGGGCAATCGTCATATGCGGATTTTACTTGATAAGGTAGCGCAAGGAACGCATACAGAAAGTGATGTAACCTCCATGAAAAAAATTGCGAAGTTGATGGCGATGTCTTCGATGTGTGGTTTAGGAGAAACGGCGCAAAGTGCATTCGTTTCTGCGATTGAAGTATTCCCGGAATGTTTTATAGTAAAATGA
- a CDS encoding NADH-dependent [FeFe] hydrogenase, group A6: MDNMVHIKINNIPVEVEKGTKILEAAKKININIPHLCYHPDQTIKAHCRICTVEVVGGRRLFAACSTDVWEGMEILTDTKLVRDTQVGILELILANHEQNCLSCARNGKCDLQKLCSRFNVLKPNLPNVAKHIPINDNNPSLVRDLSKCVKCGRCVKACQEVQGVAALSHAGRSEDYMITTAYHKPLEETDCILCGQCSAVCPVGAIVERDDTQKVLDVLQDPQKHVIVQVAPSVRVALGDEFGLPKGEVVTGKMVTALRMLGFNRVFDTNFAADVTIMEEGNELLQRLKQNESLPMLTSCSSGWVNYMEKHHGDYLEHLSSVKSPQQIFGALSKSYYPAATGIDVKDIVTVSIMPCTAKKYEASRPEMQQSGVRDVDIVLTTRELTKLINYVGIDFNHLAEGEFDSPMGMGTGAGAIFGTSGGVMEAALRTVYEVYTGKELVNLDFENVRGFKGIKEAIIDLGDREIKVAIAHGLRNAEKIMKQIKAGTCEYHFVEVMACPGGCIGGGGQPIKSTNDVKIMRMDAIYSIDKSMKIRKSHQNPEVIRLYKEYLAHPLSEKAHRLLHTRYNKIKKEYEFAYLNDDPVYSL; this comes from the coding sequence ATGGACAATATGGTGCATATTAAAATAAATAATATTCCTGTTGAAGTGGAAAAAGGAACGAAAATTCTAGAAGCGGCAAAGAAGATTAATATCAATATTCCCCATCTTTGCTATCATCCGGATCAAACAATCAAAGCGCATTGCAGAATTTGTACCGTTGAAGTTGTCGGCGGAAGAAGATTATTTGCGGCATGCTCTACGGACGTATGGGAAGGTATGGAGATTTTAACGGATACAAAACTAGTTCGCGATACGCAAGTGGGAATTTTAGAATTGATTTTAGCAAATCATGAGCAAAATTGCTTATCCTGTGCGCGCAATGGTAAATGTGATTTACAAAAGCTATGCAGTCGATTTAATGTTTTAAAGCCAAATTTGCCAAATGTGGCAAAACATATTCCGATTAATGATAACAATCCGAGTTTGGTGCGTGATTTATCAAAATGTGTGAAGTGTGGTCGATGCGTTAAAGCCTGTCAGGAAGTGCAAGGCGTAGCAGCGCTATCGCATGCGGGGCGGTCAGAAGATTATATGATTACGACAGCTTATCATAAGCCATTAGAAGAAACGGATTGCATTTTATGTGGGCAATGCAGCGCTGTTTGTCCAGTTGGTGCAATTGTAGAAAGAGATGATACGCAAAAGGTATTAGATGTATTACAAGATCCCCAAAAGCATGTAATCGTGCAAGTAGCGCCATCGGTGCGTGTTGCTTTGGGAGATGAATTTGGATTGCCAAAGGGCGAAGTGGTAACGGGGAAAATGGTAACTGCTTTACGGATGCTTGGCTTTAACCGTGTATTTGATACGAATTTTGCAGCAGATGTAACAATTATGGAAGAAGGAAATGAGCTTTTACAAAGGTTAAAGCAAAATGAAAGCTTACCGATGCTTACTTCATGCAGCTCCGGATGGGTAAATTATATGGAGAAGCATCATGGCGATTATCTCGAACATCTTTCCAGTGTAAAATCACCCCAGCAGATTTTTGGTGCGTTATCAAAATCGTATTATCCAGCAGCTACGGGAATAGATGTTAAAGATATTGTTACGGTATCAATCATGCCATGTACGGCGAAAAAATACGAAGCATCTAGACCGGAAATGCAGCAGAGTGGAGTCAGGGATGTTGATATCGTTTTAACGACACGTGAATTAACAAAATTAATTAACTATGTGGGGATTGATTTTAATCATTTAGCAGAGGGGGAATTTGATAGCCCTATGGGGATGGGAACTGGTGCTGGAGCGATTTTTGGTACGAGTGGCGGTGTAATGGAAGCTGCACTTCGTACGGTGTATGAAGTATATACAGGGAAAGAGCTCGTAAATTTGGATTTTGAAAATGTACGTGGATTTAAAGGGATTAAAGAAGCAATCATTGATTTGGGAGATCGAGAAATTAAAGTCGCAATCGCACATGGCTTAAGAAATGCTGAGAAGATTATGAAGCAGATTAAAGCGGGAACTTGTGAATATCATTTTGTTGAAGTAATGGCTTGTCCAGGAGGCTGTATTGGAGGTGGTGGACAGCCGATTAAAAGTACCAACGATGTGAAAATTATGCGCATGGATGCAATTTACTCGATTGATAAGTCAATGAAAATTCGTAAATCACATCAAAACCCAGAAGTGATTCGTTTATATAAAGAGTATTTAGCACATCCATTGAGCGAAAAAGCACACCGACTTCTTCATACGCGTTACAATAAAATAAAAAAAGAATATGAATTTGCTTATTTAAATGATGATCCCGTGTATTCGTTATAA